The Dendropsophus ebraccatus isolate aDenEbr1 chromosome 10, aDenEbr1.pat, whole genome shotgun sequence genome has a segment encoding these proteins:
- the LOC138766397 gene encoding zinc finger MYM-type protein 1-like, translating to MSNYVKWKELEASISLERTIDKDLRRQLRLEEQRWREVLLRLLKVIRWMAKNNLPFRGSSDTVFTEQNGIFLQLLELISDFDLVLKEHLQRAKEGTNVHYLSKDMQNKFLQLIAEAVIEIIIQKVKQAKFFSIIVDCTPDISKQEQLSLVLRYVEIDKITKTVEVKESFLQFVHVTETTGRSLAEVVVERLTEHGLRVSDIRGQCYDNGANMRGQYKGVQAIILERNSYAFFVPCSPHNWNLVIVHAAESSSQAKRFYDILNRLYTFFSGATKRWEVATEHLSQLTLKALSQTRWCARLQSVKAVLLQFPQLVEALEEFVHGTKYSSDTYSEAKILLDCICSYPFVVSLCVWYDVLLQVNQISLAVQTKTIDLADALPLVESVTASFKEYLSSGFKEAESKAAGICEKLDIPIEYPTHRIRKRTRQCSDKDCQEPACKQASVSSFSDTRTEFEETFFKPLLNTVLQEIDTRFNFLKQFTAKFGFLTDLKKSASDVSVLEQHCLNFSDPAVDGEDMLEECKTLARMLSDHLCPQETLQYIVSHSLHLTFPNLLLALQLLLTVPVSVASAERSFSKLKLIKNYLRSQMSQDRLNALAVLSIEAEEAECVDFNDVIHRFASEKTRRKV from the coding sequence ATGTCTAATTACGTCAAGTGGAAAGAACTGGAGGCAAGTATCAGTTTAGAGAGGACAATTGATAAAGATTTGCGCCGACAACTCCGTTTGGAAGAACAGCGGTGGCGTGAAGTATTGTTGAGATTGCTAAAAGTGATTCGATGGATGGCAAAAAATAATCTGCCATTTAGAGGATCATCAGATACAGTGTTTACAGAACAAAATGGAATTTTTCTGCAGTTACTGGAGCTAATCTCTGATTTTGATCTGGTTCTGAAGGAACACTTGCAGCGTGCTAAAGAAGGAACAAATGTCCATTACCTAAGTAAGGATATGCAAAACAAGTTCCTACAATTGATCGCAGAAGCAGTCAttgaaataataatacaaaaggtTAAACAAGCTAAATTTTTCAGTATAATAGTGGACTGCACACCAGACATCTCCAAACAAGAGCAGTTGTCACTTGTGCTGCGATATGTGGAGATTGATAAAATAACTAAAACAGTGGAGGTAAAGGAAAGTTTTCTGCAATTTGTTCATGTCACAGAAACAACTGGAAGAAGCCTTGCAGAAGTTGTGGTGGAAAGACTGACCGAACATGGATTACGTGTATCTGACATTCGAGGTCAATGCTACGACAATGGTGCTAATATGAGGGGGCAATACAAAGGAGTGCAGGCCATCATTTTAGAAAGAAATTCCTATGCCTTTTTTGTACCCTGCTCTCCACATAATTGGAACCTTGTAATTGTACATGCTGCAGAAAGTTCCAGCCAAGCCAAACGGTTTTATGACATCTTAAATCGTCTTTATACATTTTTCTCTGGAGCAACAAAAAGGTGGGAAGTGGCCACAGAGCATTTGTCACAGTTAACACTTAAGGCTTTGTCTCAGACACGGTGGTGTGCTCGTCTTCAGTCGGTGAAAGCTGTTTTATTACAGTTTCCCCAGCTTGTAGAAGCTCTAGAAGAATTTGTACATGGTACTAAATACTCAAGCGACACATACAGCGAGGCAAAGATTCTATTAGACTGCATATGCTCATACCCTTTTGTTGTCTCATTATGTGTTTGGTATGACGTCCTTCTGCAGGTTAATCAAATTAGCCTGGCTGTCCAGACAAAGACCATTGATCTTGCTGATGCCCTTCCACTTGTTGAATCTGTGACTGCTTCCTTTAAAGAATATTTGTCATCAGGATTTAAAGAAGCAGAAAGTAAAGCTGCAGGTATCTGTGAGAAGCTTGATATACCTATTGAATACCCAACTCACAGAATTAGAAAAAGAACTCGACAATGCAGTGATAAAGACTGTCAAGAGCCAGCATGCAAGCAAGCAAGTGTATCGTCCTTTTCAGATACAAGGACTGAATTTGAAGAAACCTTCTTCAAGCCTCTGCTTAACACCGTCCTTCAGGAAATAGATACAAGATTTAATTTTTTGAAACAATTTACTGCCAAATTTGGTTTTCTAACTGACCTCAAGAAATCAGCCTCTGACGTATCTGTGCTGGAGCAACACTGTTTAAACTTTTCTGATCCAGCAGTTGATGGGGAGGATATGCTGGAAGAATGTAAAACACTGGCTAGGATGTTGTCTGATCATCTATGCCCACAAGAGactttacagtatatagtgtctcACTCACTGCACTTGACATTCCCAAATCTCCTTTTAGCATTGCAATTGCTGTTAACTGTTCCTGTCTCAGTGGCATCAGCTGAAAGGAGCTTCAGCAAACTAAAGCTTATTAAGAACTACCTCAGGTCCCAGATGTCTCAAGACAGGCTAAATGCTTTGGCCGTTCTTTCCATTGAAGCAGAAGAAGCAGAGTGTGTAGATTTTAATGACGTCATACACCGTTTTGCTTCAGAGAAAACAAGAAGAAAGGTTTAA